One Chloroflexota bacterium DNA segment encodes these proteins:
- the mraZ gene encoding division/cell wall cluster transcriptional repressor MraZ, whose protein sequence is MFLGRFEHTIDDKGRLTIPSRYRTTLSAGVVITRGIDGCLFIFPIARWEQLSEKLEQFPTITQDESRSFVRFFFTEAIDCLPDKQGRILIPTYLREYAQLRDTVIVAGVRDHLEVWNPEAYAKDNARLEKDVRAFATTLSQQRIL, encoded by the coding sequence ATGTTCTTAGGCCGGTTCGAACACACGATTGATGACAAAGGCCGATTGACCATCCCAAGCCGGTATCGTACTACTCTCTCCGCCGGAGTGGTGATCACACGCGGTATTGATGGCTGCCTGTTTATCTTTCCTATCGCCAGATGGGAGCAGTTATCGGAGAAATTGGAACAATTCCCTACCATTACTCAGGACGAATCCCGTTCTTTCGTTCGTTTTTTCTTCACTGAAGCCATTGATTGCCTGCCCGATAAGCAAGGCCGCATCTTAATCCCCACTTACCTCCGTGAATATGCTCAATTGCGCGACACGGTGATCGTCGCTGGAGTGCGCGACCATCTGGAAGTCTGGAACCCTGAGGCCTATGCCAAGGACAATGCCAGGCTGGAGAAGGACGTGCGCGCCTTCGCTACCACGCTGAGCC